One segment of Rosa chinensis cultivar Old Blush chromosome 6, RchiOBHm-V2, whole genome shotgun sequence DNA contains the following:
- the LOC112170230 gene encoding uncharacterized protein LOC112170230 yields METLTTSSSSATFMSSSSPFSIFSPRKALSFRPFHLPLASKGNENGSNPPPPQSDSKETKNLPVLSHRHLSLSPLSKDAAMGLVMGAATGRGWTTGSGMEGPPAPAGIESQSSTENVSTFPWSLFTKSPRRRMLVAFTCNICGQRTTRAINPHAFTDGTVFVQCCGCNAFHKLVDNLNLFHEMKCYVSPGFDYKGNGWDAVNFKYLEMDDGDDEIFPFQ; encoded by the exons ATGGAAACCCTAACGACCTCCTCCTCTTCTGCTACCTTCATGTCCTCCTCTTCCCCCTTTTCGATTTTCTCCCCAAGAAAAGCCCTCTCCTTCAGACCCTTTCACCTCCCGCTCGCTTCCAAAG GAAACGAAAATGGCTccaatcctcctcctcctcagtcGGATTCCAAAGAAACCAAGAACCTTCCTGTTCTCAGTCATCGCCACCTCTCCCTCTCCCCACTCTCCAAG GATGCAGCAATGGGATTGGTGATGGGTGCTGCGACAGGAAGAGGGTGGACTACAGGTTCTGGGATGGAGGGGCCTCCTGCACCTGCTGGGATTGAATCGCAATCTAGCACTGAGAATGTCTCCACTTTTCCTTGGTCTCTCTTTACAAAGTCTCCTCGCCGTAGAATGCTCGTGGCTTTCACTTGCAACATATGTGGGCAGCGGACAACTCGGGCAATCAATCCCCATGCATTCACTGATGGCACTGTCTTTGTGCAG TGTTGTGGATGCAATGCCTTTCATAAGCTCGTGGATAATTTGAACCTGTTTCATGAGATGAAGTGCTATGTGAGCCCAGGCTTTGATTACAAAGGTAATGGATGGGATGCTGTTAACTTCAAATATCTGGAAATGGACGATGGTGATGATGAAATATTTCCCTTCCAATGA
- the LOC112172043 gene encoding DDB1- and CUL4-associated factor 8 isoform X2, which translates to MMNKRLKTSSDKAVVNVWQRQLGELSARNFAHRLGGSEDLVLRLDVHRKLDKHRGCVNTVSFNADGDILLSGSDDRRLILWNWETGKVKLSFHSGHNSNVFQAKFMPYSDDRSIVTCAADGQVRHTQILERGQVECSMLARHRGRAHKLAIEPGSPHIFYTCGEDGLVQHFDLRTGAPTKLLTCQTLDGRRSYLPVISLNAIAIDPRNPNLFAVAGSDEYTRLFDIRKYNWDGSSDFGQPTNYFCPPHLNGNDQVGITGLAFSEQSELLVSYNDEFIYLFTREMGLGPNPPISMSSDTSEMSDDHQSEESPSSMDTDEKTVPQVYKGHLNSETVKGVNFFGPKCEYVVSGSDCGRIFIWKKKGGELIRVMEGDKDVVNCIKSHPHTMVLASSGIENDIKMWTPKALERATLPQNIEQKPKAKGWMYRFSPQELMLQLFSLQRRRTSPEHSGENSSADLELILTLDANNDDSSGEEADDDNSSQGDFVF; encoded by the exons ATGATGAATAAGCGATTGAAAACGAGCAGCGACAAGGCTGTCGTCAATGTTTGGCAGCGACAGCTGGGCGAGCTCTCCGCCAGAAACTTTGCTCACCGTCTCGGTGGCTCTGAG GATCTCGTGCTTCGACTTGATGTCCACAGGAAGCTGGACAAGCATAGAGGATGTGTGAACACTGTAAGCTTCAATGCTGATGGCGATATTTTGCTTTCGGGTTCTGATGACAGGCGGCTCATACTATGGAACTGGGAAACGGGGAAAGTTAAGTTGTCATTCCATTCCGGTCATAATAGCAATGTTTTCCAAGCAAAGTTCATGCCTTATAGTGATGATCGAAGCATTGTCACTTGTGCTGCTGATGGGCAG GTGAGACATACTCAGATTTTAGAACGAGGACAAGTGGAATGTTCAATGTTGGCCAGACACCGTGGACGCGCTCATAAGTTAGCTATTGAGCCTGGGAGCCCTCATATTTTCTATACCTGTGGTGAAGATGGACTGGTGCAACAT TTTGATCTCAGAACTGGGGCTCCCACAAAACTTTTGACATGCCAAACACTTGATGGTAGAAGGAGTTACTTGCCAGTTATCAGTCTAAATGCAATTGCAATTGACCCAAGAAATCCAAATCTCTTTGCAGTCGCAGGTTCTGATGAGTATACCCGGCTTTTTGATATCCGCAAGTATAACTGGGATGGATCATCTGATTTTGGTCAACCCACGAACTACTTCTGCCCACCACATTTGAATGGTAATGACCAAGTTGGAATTACAGGCTTGGCCTTTTCAGAACAAAGTGAGCTTCTTGTATCATACAATGACGAGTTCATCTATCTTTTTACACGAGAAATGGGATTAGGACCTAATCCTCCCATTTCCATGAGTAGTGATACAAGTGAAATGAGTGATGATCACCAGTCTGAAGAATCTCCATCATCCATGGATACTGATGAAAAAACTGTTCCTCAAGTTTACAAGGGTCACTTGAACTCCGAGACAGTGAAAGGTGTGAACTTCTTTGGGCCGAAATGCGAGTATGTTGTGAGTGGGTCTGACTGTGGGCGGATATTCATATGGAAGAAAAAGGGTGGTGAGTTGATTCGTGTCATGGAAGGAGATAAGGATGTAGTAAACTGTATCAAGTCTCATCCTCACACCATGGTACTTGCAAGCAGTGGAATTGAAAATGATATTAAGATGTGGACTCCAAAGGCTCTAGAGAGAGCTACTCTGCCTCAGAACATTGAACAG AAACCCAAGGCTAAGGGCTGGATGTACCGCTTCTCGCCTCAGGAATTGATGCTGCAACTATTTTCACTGCAACGGCGGAGGACAAGCCCAGAGCACAGTGGGGAAAACTCATCGGCAGATCTAGAGCTAATACTGACATTAGATGCCAACAATGATGATTCTTCAGGAGAAGAAGCCGACGATGACAACTCCAGccagggggattttgttttttga
- the LOC112172043 gene encoding DDB1- and CUL4-associated factor 8 isoform X1 gives MMNKRLKTSSDKAVVNVWQRQLGELSARNFAHRLGGSEDLVLRLDVHRKLDKHRGCVNTVSFNADGDILLSGSDDRRLILWNWETGKVKLSFHSGHNSNVFQAKFMPYSDDRSIVTCAADGQVRHTQILERGQVECSMLARHRGRAHKLAIEPGSPHIFYTCGEDGLVQHFDLRTGAPTKLLTCQTLDGRRSYLPVISLNAIAIDPRNPNLFAVAGSDEYTRLFDIRKYNWDGSSDFGQPTNYFCPPHLNGNDQVGITGLAFSEQSELLVSYNDEFIYLFTREMGLGPNPPISMSSDTSEMSDDHQSEESPSSMDTDEKTVPQVYKGHLNSETVKGVNFFGPKCEYVVSGSDCGRIFIWKKKGGELIRVMEGDKDVVNCIKSHPHTMVLASSGIENDIKMWTPKALERATLPQNIEQVSIPGRLIWYTIGDEDEDDEYSYDDYMFDDDDDDNDENDEDDEDEDDDDNDSDDQDEDDNDSDDQDEDDGGGDGDNVENENGRNCEDDDDANNRDSFLDGYDLH, from the exons ATGATGAATAAGCGATTGAAAACGAGCAGCGACAAGGCTGTCGTCAATGTTTGGCAGCGACAGCTGGGCGAGCTCTCCGCCAGAAACTTTGCTCACCGTCTCGGTGGCTCTGAG GATCTCGTGCTTCGACTTGATGTCCACAGGAAGCTGGACAAGCATAGAGGATGTGTGAACACTGTAAGCTTCAATGCTGATGGCGATATTTTGCTTTCGGGTTCTGATGACAGGCGGCTCATACTATGGAACTGGGAAACGGGGAAAGTTAAGTTGTCATTCCATTCCGGTCATAATAGCAATGTTTTCCAAGCAAAGTTCATGCCTTATAGTGATGATCGAAGCATTGTCACTTGTGCTGCTGATGGGCAG GTGAGACATACTCAGATTTTAGAACGAGGACAAGTGGAATGTTCAATGTTGGCCAGACACCGTGGACGCGCTCATAAGTTAGCTATTGAGCCTGGGAGCCCTCATATTTTCTATACCTGTGGTGAAGATGGACTGGTGCAACAT TTTGATCTCAGAACTGGGGCTCCCACAAAACTTTTGACATGCCAAACACTTGATGGTAGAAGGAGTTACTTGCCAGTTATCAGTCTAAATGCAATTGCAATTGACCCAAGAAATCCAAATCTCTTTGCAGTCGCAGGTTCTGATGAGTATACCCGGCTTTTTGATATCCGCAAGTATAACTGGGATGGATCATCTGATTTTGGTCAACCCACGAACTACTTCTGCCCACCACATTTGAATGGTAATGACCAAGTTGGAATTACAGGCTTGGCCTTTTCAGAACAAAGTGAGCTTCTTGTATCATACAATGACGAGTTCATCTATCTTTTTACACGAGAAATGGGATTAGGACCTAATCCTCCCATTTCCATGAGTAGTGATACAAGTGAAATGAGTGATGATCACCAGTCTGAAGAATCTCCATCATCCATGGATACTGATGAAAAAACTGTTCCTCAAGTTTACAAGGGTCACTTGAACTCCGAGACAGTGAAAGGTGTGAACTTCTTTGGGCCGAAATGCGAGTATGTTGTGAGTGGGTCTGACTGTGGGCGGATATTCATATGGAAGAAAAAGGGTGGTGAGTTGATTCGTGTCATGGAAGGAGATAAGGATGTAGTAAACTGTATCAAGTCTCATCCTCACACCATGGTACTTGCAAGCAGTGGAATTGAAAATGATATTAAGATGTGGACTCCAAAGGCTCTAGAGAGAGCTACTCTGCCTCAGAACATTGAACAG GTCTCGATACCTGGCCGATTAATATGGTACACTATtggtgatgaggatgaggatgatgaaTATTCTTATGATGACTATATGTTtgatgacgatgatgatgaCAACGACGAGAAcgatgaagatgatgaggacGAGGATGACGATGACAATGATAGTGATGATCAGGACGAGGATGACAATGATAGTGATGATCAGGATGAggatgatggtggtggtgatggtgacaATGTTGAGAATGAAAATGGCAGAAActgtgaagatgatgatgatgctaaCAATCGTGATAGTTTTCTTGATGGTTATGATCTACACTAA
- the LOC112169580 gene encoding pentatricopeptide repeat-containing protein At1g62260, mitochondrial, translating into MMILGNANGFIYKLMPRARIILHLLTIPLPNHASPQHSCFASTSKPSSHAKDVDLFSLNRRISHLVRTGQIEQAREAFDKMKQRNIVTWNSMITGYVKRREMAKARMLFDEMPDRDVVSWNLMISGYVSCRGSRRYVEEGRTLFDQMPVRDCVSWNTMISGYAKNGRMGEALRLFDTMPQRSVVSWNAMVTGFLQNGHVARAIEFFERMPQRDGASLSALVSGLIQNGELDEAARIVGECGKRDEEGVEDLVDAYNTLVAGYGQRGRVEEARRLFDQIPFRREKGNEDSGRFERNVVSWNSMIMCYVKTGDIVSARELFNQMIEQDTFSWNTMISGYVHMSDMEEAANLFRRMPNPDTLSWNAMILGYAQVGRLKLAHDFFERMPHKSLISWNSMISGYEKNEDFMGGVKLFSQMQLEGEKPDRHTLSSVLSVSTGLADLHLGMQIHQLVMKTVIADLPINNSLITMYSRCGAIKEAETIFDEMKQQKDVISWNAMIGGYASHGFAAEALGLFCLMKRSKVQPTYITFIAVLNACAHAGLVEEGRSQFKSMISEFGIEPRIEHYASLVDIIGRHGQLEEAHDLINSMPFEPDKAVWGALLGACRVHNNVELAKVAAEALTRLEPESSGPYVLLYNMYADAGLWDEAAAVRSLMDENKITKHAAYSRVNSSHC; encoded by the coding sequence ATGATGATTCTGGGTAATGCAAATGGTTTCATATATAAACTCATGCCCCGAGCTCGTATTATTCTTCATCTACTCACCATCCCATTACCCAATCACGCATCCCCACAGCACTCTTGTTTTGCCTCAACTTCAAAACCCAGTAGTCATGCCAAAGACGTAGACCTTTTTTCACTGAACAGAAGGATCTCCCATTTGGTCCGAACTGGTCAGATAGAGCAAGCCAGGGAAGCCTTTGACAAGATGAAGCAACGGAATATCGTTACTTGGAATTCAATGATAACCGGGTATGTGAAACGCCGAGAGATGGCCAAGGCCCGGATGCTGTTCGACGAAATGCCTGACAGAGATGTTGTGTCCTGGAATTTGATGATATCCGGGTACGTTTCGTGCCGCGGAAGTCGTCGGTATGTTGAGGAGGGGAGGACTTTGTTTGATCAGATGCCGGTGAGGGACTGTGTTTCTTGGAACACAATGATCAGTGGGTACGCCAAGAATGGGAGGATGGGGGAGGCATTGCGGCTTTTCGATACCATGCCGCAGAGGAGTGTTGTTTCTTGGAATGCAATGGTTACCGGGTTTCTACAGAATGGCCATGTTGCGCGTGCTATTGAGTTTTTCGAGAGAATGCCGCAGAGGGATGGGGCTTCTCTTAGTGCACTCGTGTCGGGGCTTATTCAGAATGGTGAGCTGGATGAAGCTGCGAGGATTGTTGGCGAATGTGGGAAGAGGGATGAGGAGGGTGTGGAAGATTTGGTGGATGCTTATAATACGTTGGTTGCTGGTTATGGTCAGAGAGGAAGGGTTGAAGAGGCTCGGCGCCTTTTTGATCAAATACCATTTCGTCGTGAGAAGGGGAATGAGGACAGTGGGAGGTTTGAGAGAAATGTTGTATCGTGGAATTCTATGATTATGTGCTATGTGAAAACAGGAGATATTGTTTCTGCTAGAGAACTTTTTAACCAAATGATAGAACAAGATACCTTTTCGTGGAATACCATGATCAGCGGCTATGTTCATATGTCAGATATGGAAGAGGCTGCCAATCTCTTTCGTAGAATGCCAAATCCTGATACACTGTCATGGAATGCAATGATCTTAGGGTATGCCCAGGTTGGGCGTTTAAAACTGGCTCATGATTTTTTTGAGAGGATGCCGCACAAGAGTCTAATATCTTGGAACTCCATGATATCAGGGTATGAGAAAAATGAGGACTTTATGGGTGGAGTTAAGCTTTTCTCTCAGATGCAACTAGAAGGAGAGAAACCTGATAGACACACTTTATCATCAGTTCTTAGTGTGAGTACTGGGTTAGCGGATCTGCATCTAGGCATGCAGATTCATCAGCTGGTCATGAAGACAGTTATTGCAGATTTGCCAATAAACAACTCTCTTATAACTATGTATTCACGATGTGGTGCTATCAAAGAGGCAGAAACAATTTTTGATGAGATGAAACAGCAGAAAGATGTGATCTCCTGGAATGCAATGATTGGGGGCTATGCATCTCATGGTTTTGCTGCAGAGGCTTTAGGACTTTTTTGTTTGATGAAGAGGTCAAAGGTGCAACCTACATATATAACATTTATTGCAGTTTTAAATGCATGTGCTCATGCAGGATTAGTTGAAGAAGGCCGGAGTCAATTTAAATCCATGATTAGTGAATTTGGCATTGAGCCACGTATCGAACACTATGCCTCCCTTGTCGACATCATTGGTCGGCATGGGCAGCTTGAGGAGGCTCACGATTTGATCAATAGTATGCCATTTGAACCTGATAAGGCTGTGTGGGGAGCATTATTAGGTGCTTGTAGAGTGCATAACAATGTAGAGTTGGCAAAAGTTGCAGCTGAAGCATTAACAAGACTTGAACCTGAAAGCTCAGGTCCGTATGTATTGTTGTACAATATGTATGCTGATGCCGGACTATGGGATGAAGCAGCAGCTGTGAGATCGCTGATGGATGAAAACAAGATAACAAAGCATGCTGCCTATAGTAGGGTAAATTCTTCGCATTGCTGA
- the LOC112171364 gene encoding uncharacterized protein LOC112171364, producing the protein MIRHIRSTCDLPSVTDKPTVMYEDNIACIAQIKEGFIKGDKTKHIAPKFFHTHELQKNQEIAVKQIRSDENLADLFTKSLPKCTFQKLVERIGLRRLSKLSSDACKDQGEIAIRGSIKKYAT; encoded by the coding sequence ATGATTCGCCACATTCGAAGCACCTGTGATTTACCTTCAGTAACTGACAAACCAACAGTCATGTATGAAGACAATATTGCTTGTATTGCTCAGATTAAagaaggattcatcaaaggtgACAAGACTAAGCATATCGCACCAAAGTTCTTTCACACTCATGAGCTTCAAAAGAATCAAGAAATTGCAGTGAAGCAAATTAGATCCGACGAAAACTTGGCTGATTTATTCACCAAATCTCTACCTAAGTGCACTTTCCAGAAGTTAGTGGAAAGGATCGGATTGAGACGACTCTCGAAGCTATCAAGCGACGCATGCaaagatcagggggagattGCAATTAGGGGGAGCATCAAGAaatatgctacctag